A genome region from Candidatus Eisenbacteria bacterium includes the following:
- a CDS encoding glycosyltransferase family 4 protein, with product MNLAILIGQFPPGVVGGAELQAEQWARRLAASHQVTVITRGTPASSGAPEHRDGFDVVRIAASRVPIHRTFADVAAIREAVRTLDPRPDLMLCFQTFVSGYAGVRAQRAFGIPAVVWVRGEGEIRLRRSWFTRWTSPAVWDEARGVLVQSHDIATVLQAELGEASDRWRRLEPRLAAVPNGIEMPAETNFETRGGRVLAVGRLIADKGVDVVIDAVAGMQGLLTIIGDGPERERLEARASHHGLDARFRGFLAAHELAAEYRAAACVVLASRRGEGFPNVVLEAMSHGCAVVVSRVPGMAELVRDGENGLVVAAGDPAALRDALARLAHERG from the coding sequence ATGAATCTCGCGATCCTGATCGGACAGTTTCCGCCGGGCGTGGTGGGAGGGGCCGAACTGCAGGCCGAGCAATGGGCGCGACGGCTCGCGGCTTCGCACCAGGTCACGGTGATCACGCGCGGCACGCCCGCGAGTTCGGGGGCGCCCGAGCATCGGGATGGATTCGATGTGGTCCGGATCGCGGCGTCTCGGGTTCCGATCCACCGCACGTTCGCGGACGTCGCTGCGATTCGCGAGGCGGTTCGTACGCTCGATCCGCGACCCGACCTGATGCTGTGTTTCCAGACCTTCGTGAGCGGCTACGCCGGCGTCCGTGCGCAACGCGCATTCGGAATCCCCGCGGTGGTGTGGGTACGGGGTGAAGGGGAGATCCGGCTGCGGCGCTCATGGTTCACGCGCTGGACGAGCCCGGCGGTGTGGGACGAGGCACGTGGCGTGCTCGTGCAGAGCCACGACATCGCGACCGTGCTGCAGGCCGAACTGGGCGAGGCGTCGGACCGCTGGCGGCGGCTCGAGCCGCGCCTCGCGGCGGTGCCGAACGGAATCGAGATGCCCGCGGAGACCAACTTCGAAACGCGCGGCGGGCGGGTGCTCGCGGTCGGCCGGCTCATTGCCGACAAGGGTGTCGACGTGGTGATCGATGCGGTGGCCGGCATGCAGGGGCTGCTCACCATCATTGGCGACGGACCGGAACGTGAGCGGCTCGAGGCCCGCGCGAGTCATCACGGGCTCGATGCACGCTTTCGTGGCTTCCTCGCCGCGCACGAACTGGCCGCCGAGTATCGGGCGGCAGCGTGTGTGGTGCTCGCTTCGCGCCGAGGCGAGGGATTTCCCAACGTCGTGCTCGAGGCGATGTCGCACGGCTGCGCGGTCGTGGTTTCGCGCGTCCCGGGGATGGCCGAGCTGGTGCGGGACGGCGAGAACGGCCTGGTCGTGGCGGCCGGCGATCCCGCGGCGCTGCGCGATGCACTGGCGCGACTTGCGCACGAACGCGGGC